Proteins from one Nakamurella multipartita DSM 44233 genomic window:
- a CDS encoding STAS domain-containing protein yields MAEPHRQPASAAARSPGSPTVTIMVAGRAGAGTLVRIVGRLDAREAPRVARELAAVNRLPRRGPPRLTLDLSGVSYLDDTGLEVLLQLQDRLAAQGGELELQSPTAAVVRLLHEAHLHGAAGLRAPARELRPPTGP; encoded by the coding sequence ATGGCCGAACCCCATCGACAGCCGGCGAGTGCCGCCGCCCGATCCCCGGGCTCGCCGACGGTCACCATCATGGTGGCCGGACGCGCCGGTGCGGGAACGCTCGTGCGCATCGTCGGTCGGCTGGACGCGCGGGAGGCCCCCCGGGTCGCCCGCGAACTGGCCGCGGTGAACCGGCTCCCCCGCCGCGGACCGCCGCGGCTCACCCTCGACCTGTCCGGGGTCAGCTACCTGGACGACACCGGTCTGGAGGTCCTGCTGCAACTGCAGGACCGGCTCGCCGCCCAGGGCGGTGAGCTGGAGTTGCAGTCGCCGACCGCCGCCGTGGTCCGGCTGCTGCACGAAGCCCACCTGCACGGGGCGGCCGGACTGCGGGCGCCGGCCCGTGAGCTGCGGCCACCGACCGGGCCGTGA
- a CDS encoding PhoX family protein, producing the protein MLDEPTADRPATRRLPMAGLTRGKRSPVTCHLKCDDACARPAPNPSDGPTFREVASAVFSRRSLLRGAGAGALIMLGGALGAPAAAAALIGSSTAGPTGSGGGAVRGPGRLRFAGIAPVPADVDALTVPEGYRWATVVRWGDPLFDAAETFDAAAQTPQRQARQFGYNNDYLDLIPIPGRGDREALLVANHEYTNAPIMFPPAASAEERQNQRRVTKAAQGMAVVHVRRDAVGQPWRVVVGSRYNRRITADTPISLDGPIAGAPILRTKDDPSGTTVLGTFANCSGGTTPWGTVLSGEENFQGYFRTSGAFAADKRYGLADKATTYGWEEVDPRFDARGAGYETEPNRFGWIVELDPFSPDQPPVKHTAMGRFKHEGANVIVGRSGHVGAYMGDDERFDYVYKFVSTNRMKSGSGSAARHANKSLLSSGSLYVARFTGNSPADQIDGSGRLPADGAFDGTGEWLPIVVDGVSQVPGFNAEQALVYSRLAADQLGATRMDRPEDVQPSPVTGKVYVVCTNNIDRGKAGAKEGATEVNPRTPNRDGHIVEITEDGGDLRSRTFTWSVVLVCGDPAAAGTYFAGFPHELVAPISCPDNIAFDSRGDLWIATDGAPSTLGHNDGLFHMPLSGADRGYLRQFLAVPREAETCGPVIRDAEGTVLVAVQHPGEEGTFAAPHSYFPDYVAQDADPGPGQWRGPRPSVVQVWRDRA; encoded by the coding sequence ATGCTGGACGAGCCCACCGCCGATCGGCCGGCCACCCGGCGCCTGCCCATGGCCGGCCTGACCCGGGGCAAGCGCAGCCCGGTGACCTGCCATCTCAAGTGCGACGACGCCTGCGCCCGGCCGGCCCCCAACCCCAGCGACGGCCCCACCTTCCGCGAGGTGGCCTCCGCCGTGTTCTCCCGGCGATCGCTGCTGCGCGGCGCTGGGGCCGGGGCGCTGATCATGCTCGGCGGGGCCCTGGGTGCACCCGCCGCGGCGGCGGCCCTCATCGGTTCCTCGACCGCCGGCCCGACCGGGTCGGGCGGCGGGGCGGTCCGCGGTCCCGGGCGACTGCGCTTCGCCGGCATCGCGCCGGTGCCGGCCGACGTGGATGCGCTGACCGTTCCCGAGGGGTACCGGTGGGCCACCGTCGTGCGGTGGGGCGACCCGTTGTTCGACGCGGCCGAGACGTTCGACGCGGCCGCACAGACCCCGCAGCGGCAGGCCCGCCAGTTCGGCTACAACAACGACTACCTGGACCTCATCCCGATTCCCGGCCGGGGTGACCGCGAGGCGCTGCTGGTGGCCAATCACGAGTACACCAATGCGCCCATCATGTTCCCGCCGGCGGCCTCGGCCGAGGAACGGCAGAACCAGCGGCGGGTGACCAAGGCCGCGCAGGGAATGGCGGTTGTCCACGTGCGACGGGACGCGGTCGGCCAACCGTGGCGGGTCGTGGTCGGCAGCCGGTACAACCGGCGGATCACCGCCGACACCCCGATCAGCCTGGACGGCCCGATCGCCGGTGCCCCGATCCTGCGGACCAAGGACGACCCGTCCGGCACCACGGTGCTGGGGACCTTCGCCAACTGCTCCGGCGGCACCACCCCGTGGGGCACCGTGCTGTCCGGGGAGGAGAACTTCCAGGGCTACTTCCGCACCTCCGGTGCCTTCGCCGCGGACAAGCGGTACGGGCTGGCCGACAAGGCGACGACGTACGGCTGGGAAGAGGTCGATCCTCGGTTCGATGCCCGCGGCGCCGGCTACGAGACCGAGCCCAACCGGTTCGGCTGGATCGTCGAACTCGACCCGTTCAGCCCGGATCAGCCCCCGGTCAAGCACACCGCCATGGGCCGGTTCAAGCACGAGGGCGCCAACGTCATCGTCGGCCGGTCGGGTCATGTCGGCGCCTACATGGGTGACGACGAGCGCTTCGACTACGTCTACAAGTTCGTCTCCACGAATCGGATGAAATCCGGGTCCGGGTCGGCGGCGCGGCACGCCAACAAGAGCCTGCTCAGCAGCGGCAGCCTCTACGTCGCCCGGTTCACCGGGAACTCTCCGGCCGACCAGATCGACGGTTCCGGGCGGTTGCCCGCGGACGGCGCCTTCGACGGCACCGGGGAGTGGCTGCCGATCGTCGTGGACGGGGTGAGCCAGGTGCCCGGCTTCAACGCCGAGCAGGCCCTGGTGTACAGCCGGCTGGCCGCCGACCAGCTCGGCGCGACCAGGATGGACCGCCCGGAGGACGTTCAGCCCAGCCCGGTCACCGGAAAGGTCTACGTGGTCTGCACCAACAACATCGACCGGGGCAAGGCCGGGGCCAAGGAGGGCGCGACCGAGGTCAATCCCCGGACCCCGAACCGGGACGGGCACATCGTCGAGATCACCGAGGACGGTGGGGATCTGCGCTCCCGGACGTTCACCTGGTCGGTGGTGCTGGTCTGCGGTGACCCGGCCGCGGCGGGCACCTACTTCGCCGGCTTCCCGCACGAGCTGGTCGCGCCGATCTCCTGCCCGGACAACATCGCCTTCGACTCCCGGGGTGATCTGTGGATCGCCACCGACGGCGCTCCGTCCACCCTCGGGCACAACGACGGGCTGTTCCATATGCCCCTGTCCGGGGCTGATCGGGGATACCTGCGGCAGTTCCTGGCCGTGCCGCGAGAGGCCGAGACCTGCGGGCCGGTCATCCGGGATGCCGAGGGCACCGTGCTGGTGGCGGTGCAGCATCCCGGTGAGGAGGGCACCTTCGCTGCGCCGCACTCCTACTTCCCCGACTACGTCGCGCAGGATGCGGATCCCGGTCCGGGGCAGTGGCGCGGCCCGCGGCCGTCCGTCGTGCAGGTCTGGCGAGACCGGGCCTGA
- the ppk2 gene encoding polyphosphate kinase 2, with protein MASTSGTGKGGDAKRAGHPVPKMKTKPYEKQMRHLHGELVAMQEWVKSSGAKIIVVFEGRDTAGKGGTIKRITERVSPRVFRVVALPAPTDRQKSQMYLQRYVEHFPAAGEVIIFDRSWYNRAGVERVMGFTPMAQVERFLEQTPSFEKAMVESGIQLIKYWLEVGPEEQTRRLEGRINDPRKIWKLSDMDLKSYQRWFDYSRARDDMFRETDTSWAPWYIADTNDKKRGRLNIITHLLSLVPYEPLHMPKTKLPKRHPDPTYVEPHLPLRYVPTTF; from the coding sequence ATGGCCAGCACATCCGGGACCGGCAAGGGCGGCGACGCGAAGCGGGCCGGGCACCCGGTCCCGAAGATGAAGACCAAGCCGTACGAGAAGCAGATGCGGCACCTGCACGGTGAGCTCGTGGCCATGCAGGAGTGGGTGAAATCCTCCGGGGCCAAGATCATCGTCGTGTTCGAGGGCCGGGACACGGCCGGCAAGGGCGGCACGATCAAACGCATCACCGAACGGGTCAGTCCCCGGGTGTTCCGGGTGGTGGCGCTACCCGCCCCGACCGACCGGCAGAAGTCGCAGATGTACCTGCAGCGCTACGTCGAGCACTTCCCCGCCGCCGGCGAGGTCATCATCTTCGACCGCAGTTGGTACAACCGGGCCGGCGTCGAGCGGGTAATGGGCTTCACCCCGATGGCTCAGGTCGAACGGTTCCTCGAGCAGACGCCGTCCTTCGAGAAGGCGATGGTCGAATCGGGCATCCAGCTGATCAAGTACTGGCTGGAGGTGGGACCGGAGGAACAGACCCGCCGGTTGGAGGGGCGGATCAACGATCCGCGCAAGATCTGGAAGCTCTCGGACATGGACCTGAAGTCCTACCAGCGCTGGTTCGACTACTCGCGGGCCCGTGACGACATGTTCCGGGAGACCGACACCTCCTGGGCGCCCTGGTACATCGCCGACACCAACGACAAGAAACGCGGCCGGCTCAACATCATCACCCACCTGCTGAGCCTGGTGCCCTACGAGCCGCTGCACATGCCGAAGACCAAGCTGCCCAAGCGGCACCCGGACCCCACGTACGTCGAACCGCACCTTCCGCTGCGGTACGTCCCGACGACGTTCTGA
- a CDS encoding cation-translocating P-type ATPase gives MTATAPVGPAPTSTVRWYALPVAEVSTRLQVDPAAGLSAATAAQRLAEHGPNALPAENPPPGWRRFLAQYAAYMQIILVIAGVLSLVIGQWSTGGALLALTVFNAAVGMRQEGKAESAMNALKSLTKRTARVRRDGVEASIDAEQVVVGDLVLLTAGDDVAADGRIIQASSLDIDESALTGESTPASKLPDPLGTDGAELGPGDQRNMAFMNTPVTHGSGVMLVTAIGADAQIGKIAGMLAATKKEQTPLAKQLNVLTLWIGAAALFTMIVMFVLGLQRGQSAESLFITAIALAIAAIPTALPTVLQVILSAGAKTLAGEHAIVKELGSVETLGSTSAINSDKTGTLTMNQMTVVEVLDPQNRYTVSGIGYGLEGKIHHALGTESSIEEAILPLLVASDATLVGGKVVGDPTEGAMLVLGAKAGLDIDATREEFPRLATLPFDPTYKLMATFNKAVDGTGRAVVRCFVKGAAPAVMSRTGSGWVQGQPVELTDDLKQRAQGAMDRMAGEGLRVMAGAFRDLDPASFDPAGDLLSYVTDLRMCCLIGMVDPPREASKQAVADAQAAHIRVRMITGDDVNTGAAIAAKLGIEGEAILGSELAAMSEAERLARVDSIGVVGRVAPEHKVLLVQTLRQKGEVVAMTGDGVNDAPAIKAADIGIAMGSGTQVSKNASRMILSDDNFATIIKAVERGRMVFDNLNKFVRFVIIELCAYVITFLGASILNIAAGQPFTPSQILYINFLVNAPLGVALGMDKEASGLMLRRPRPRNASIMTPGLLITSGLVGLYMAVTTLLLISYGTDQRGGLPIGSSMGVTAFSLMIVVAAFQARSVTASALRMETFDNPKLNWTAVVEVVLAVLITQLELMRRIFDTAQIGMSEWALSLAPAIALFFVWEVGKLIARQRSPHPAGHHDG, from the coding sequence ATGACCGCGACTGCACCGGTCGGCCCGGCGCCGACCTCCACCGTCCGCTGGTACGCCCTGCCCGTGGCGGAGGTGTCGACGCGCCTTCAGGTCGACCCGGCCGCCGGGTTGTCGGCCGCGACGGCCGCCCAACGCCTGGCCGAGCACGGCCCCAACGCCCTGCCCGCGGAGAACCCACCGCCCGGCTGGCGGCGGTTCCTGGCCCAGTACGCCGCGTACATGCAGATCATCCTGGTGATCGCCGGGGTGCTCTCGCTGGTCATCGGTCAGTGGAGCACCGGCGGTGCCCTCCTGGCGCTGACCGTGTTCAACGCCGCCGTCGGCATGCGGCAGGAGGGCAAGGCCGAGAGCGCGATGAACGCGCTCAAGTCGCTGACCAAGCGCACCGCCCGGGTCCGGCGGGACGGGGTGGAGGCCTCGATCGACGCGGAACAGGTGGTGGTCGGCGACCTGGTCCTGCTCACCGCCGGTGACGACGTGGCTGCGGACGGCCGGATCATCCAGGCCTCGTCGCTGGACATCGACGAGTCGGCGCTAACCGGGGAGAGCACGCCGGCGTCGAAGCTGCCGGATCCGCTGGGCACCGACGGCGCCGAGCTGGGCCCCGGCGACCAACGGAACATGGCGTTCATGAACACCCCGGTTACCCACGGCAGCGGGGTGATGCTGGTGACGGCGATCGGCGCCGACGCCCAGATCGGCAAGATCGCCGGGATGCTGGCCGCGACGAAGAAGGAACAGACGCCGCTGGCCAAGCAGCTCAACGTGCTGACCCTGTGGATCGGGGCGGCCGCCCTGTTCACCATGATCGTGATGTTCGTGCTCGGCCTGCAACGGGGCCAGTCCGCGGAGAGCCTGTTCATCACCGCCATCGCGCTGGCCATCGCCGCCATCCCGACCGCGCTGCCGACGGTGCTCCAGGTCATCCTCTCGGCCGGGGCCAAGACGCTGGCCGGGGAGCACGCGATCGTCAAGGAGCTGGGCTCTGTGGAGACCCTGGGCTCGACCTCGGCGATCAATTCCGACAAGACCGGCACGCTGACGATGAACCAGATGACGGTCGTCGAGGTGCTGGATCCGCAGAACCGGTACACGGTCTCCGGCATCGGTTACGGCCTGGAGGGAAAGATCCACCACGCCCTGGGCACCGAGTCCTCGATCGAGGAGGCGATCCTGCCGCTGCTGGTGGCCAGCGACGCGACCCTGGTCGGCGGCAAGGTGGTCGGCGACCCGACCGAGGGTGCGATGCTCGTGCTGGGCGCCAAGGCCGGCCTGGACATCGACGCGACCCGCGAGGAGTTCCCGCGGCTGGCCACCCTGCCGTTCGACCCGACCTACAAGCTGATGGCCACCTTCAACAAGGCGGTCGACGGCACCGGCCGCGCGGTGGTCCGGTGCTTCGTCAAGGGCGCGGCCCCGGCCGTGATGTCGCGGACCGGCAGCGGCTGGGTGCAGGGACAGCCGGTGGAGCTCACCGACGACCTGAAGCAGCGGGCCCAGGGCGCGATGGACCGGATGGCCGGCGAGGGGCTGCGGGTGATGGCCGGCGCCTTCCGCGACCTGGACCCGGCCTCGTTCGATCCGGCCGGGGACCTGCTGAGCTACGTCACCGATCTGCGCATGTGCTGCCTGATCGGCATGGTCGACCCGCCCCGGGAGGCCTCCAAGCAGGCCGTCGCCGACGCGCAGGCCGCGCACATCCGGGTGCGGATGATCACCGGCGACGACGTGAATACCGGCGCCGCGATCGCCGCGAAGCTGGGCATCGAGGGCGAGGCGATCCTGGGTTCGGAGCTGGCGGCCATGAGCGAGGCCGAACGGCTGGCCCGGGTGGACTCGATCGGCGTGGTCGGCCGCGTCGCGCCCGAGCACAAGGTGCTGCTGGTGCAGACCCTGCGCCAGAAGGGAGAGGTCGTCGCGATGACCGGCGACGGCGTCAACGACGCGCCGGCCATCAAGGCGGCCGACATCGGCATCGCCATGGGCTCGGGCACCCAGGTGTCCAAGAACGCGTCCCGGATGATCCTGTCCGACGACAACTTCGCCACCATCATCAAGGCGGTCGAGCGCGGCCGGATGGTGTTCGACAACCTGAACAAGTTCGTCCGGTTCGTGATCATCGAGCTGTGCGCCTACGTCATCACGTTCCTGGGCGCGAGCATCCTGAACATCGCGGCGGGCCAGCCGTTCACCCCGTCGCAGATTCTCTACATCAACTTCCTGGTGAACGCGCCGCTGGGCGTCGCGCTGGGCATGGACAAGGAAGCGTCCGGGTTGATGCTGCGGCGTCCCCGCCCCCGCAATGCCTCGATCATGACACCCGGTCTGCTGATCACCTCGGGACTGGTCGGCCTGTACATGGCGGTCACCACGCTGCTCCTGATCTCCTACGGCACCGACCAGCGAGGCGGCCTGCCCATCGGCTCGTCGATGGGCGTGACCGCGTTCTCGCTGATGATCGTGGTAGCGGCGTTCCAGGCGCGCAGCGTGACCGCCAGCGCGTTGCGGATGGAAACCTTCGACAATCCGAAGCTGAACTGGACGGCCGTGGTCGAGGTCGTGCTGGCCGTGCTGATCACCCAGCTCGAGCTGATGCGGCGGATCTTCGACACCGCCCAGATCGGCATGAGCGAGTGGGCCCTGTCCCTGGCTCCGGCGATCGCGCTGTTCTTCGTCTGGGAGGTCGGCAAGCTCATCGCCCGGCAGCGCTCGCCCCATCCAGCCGGGCATCACGACGGTTGA
- a CDS encoding dodecin family protein yields the protein MSVQKAIDLSGSGETIQDAVSEALDRARETLEGITRFEVKDITGIVDGPHTAYQVEIRVWFTVLERMHG from the coding sequence GTGAGTGTGCAGAAGGCGATCGACCTGTCCGGCAGTGGCGAGACCATCCAGGACGCGGTGTCCGAGGCCCTGGACCGGGCCCGGGAAACCCTCGAGGGGATCACCCGGTTCGAGGTGAAGGACATCACCGGGATCGTCGATGGCCCCCACACGGCCTACCAGGTGGAGATCAGGGTGTGGTTCACCGTGCTGGAACGCATGCACGGATGA